Proteins encoded in a region of the Nicotiana tomentosiformis chromosome 9, ASM39032v3, whole genome shotgun sequence genome:
- the LOC104102396 gene encoding putative inactive disease susceptibility protein LOV1 — protein MAKVALLLAIKKLRQLILAEETERIGADREVSDVVQFLEIFLQDLTADDQMPSDSAREIEELVYRVEYMVENLASRSGRSFVKQFPLCSGHGAAVKKQDRSEFTKLCTTIKRLLSENVLQLSSNVNVDSSSSSWDNCCKKWKQIFVNELGGEAVGIEEEKELILRALFDKSEGYEHRFEVIPIWGPSGTGKSTLAHAIYNDPRVVQEFRKHRIIITVSESFNFKREFSSVLTRFVGSTMDYEDSTTDTLAEKIREQLEEKESRKEFRKESRSLILLEDVRSIEDWQRLRPAVGAKGSRILVTTRAKEAAEGMNQAPYVHRKRPLTDEYSLELLKRTAWPKMNPGAEIGKEVGTKGLEMVKKCEGFPGAVIELAKLVAGKDVSEWEIVLKNARSDLSQVMTPSYDELSDHLKLCFLYLGHFREDPEVEPEKLCHLWTIESLISSQECGRTMTLLDLTEENLKVLAQKGMIDVEKRIELKSCRVVGLMGDMCLSKAEERDLLKVMDLRTEDNPPSFYFSRTRSLVIYLGKYKSQVNPQYRNLRSLRIIETNEHQRLEELVWPPVLSDVKQLRALRILDFDRIDFRERGRELPEGIFALPLLRYLSFKGCFLEVLPSSISSLSHLQVLDLRIHDLCKIIIPNVLRKMRRLQHLYLPKTFQMIIKGEKLRLDGLTELQTLKNFTSKVCEIADLFKLTKLRYLDVKVEGNLDDLKSITGPMETAPERWSHSSIEIKKFDCYTEKRHKVFRQLMESGIPPKFSFEGHLYQLPPYNLISERFTEMVLINTQLCEDPMATLEKLPNLRLLVLKDDAFLVKEIICSAEGFPQLELLELSGLFVLEKCRAGDKAMPRLSHLNIENCEKVELLPDGSEFHPIFKDFLSRNNP, from the exons ATGGCAAAAGTCGCCCTCCTCCTCGCTATCAAAAAGCTTAGGCAGTTGATTTTGGCTGAAGAAACCGAAAGAATCGGAGCGGACAGAGAAGTCAGCGATGTAGTTCAATTTCTGGAGATTTTCTTACAAGATTTAACAGCAGATGATCAAATGCCCAGCGACAGCGCGAGGGAAATTGAAGAACTTGTTTATCGCGTGGAATATATGGTCGAAAATTTGGCATCCAGGTCTGGCAGATCTTTTGTGAAGCAATTTCCTCTGTGTAGCGGACATGGTGCCGCTGTCAAGAAGCAAGACAGGTCAGAGTTTACGAAATTGTGTACCACGATCAAGCGTCTTCTTTCAGAGAATGTCTTGCAGCTCTCCTCCAATGTTAATGTCGATAGCAGCAGCAGCAGCTGGGACAATTGTTGTAAAAAATGGAAGCAAATCTTTGTAAATGAGCTTGGTGGCGAAGCAGTTGGGATTGAGGAAGAGAAGGAGCTGATTTTACGAGCTTTGTTTGATAAATCAGAGGGCTACGAACACAGGTTCGAAGTAATTCCCATATGGGGCCCTAGTGGCACAGGAAAGAGTACTCTTGCTCATGCAATATACAATGACCCTAGGGTTGTCCAAGAGTTTCGCAAGCACCGCATCATTATTACTGTATCTGAAAGCTTCAATTTCAAACGTGAATTTTCGTCTGTCCTCACACGCTTTGTGGGTTCTACAATGGATTACGAGGATTCGACAACAGATACTCTTGCAGAAAAGATCCGCGAACAACTGGAGGAGAAGGAATCCAGGAAGGAGTTCAGGAAGGAGTCCAGGAGTTTGATTCTTCTGGAAGATGTACGCTCAATTGAGGATTGGCAGAGGCTACGTCCGGCTGTGGGAGCTAAAGGTAGCAGAATACTTGTGACAACTCGAGCAAAAGAAGCAGCGGAGGGTATGAATCAGGCGCCTTACGTACATAGAAAGAGGCCTTTAACAGATGAATACAGCTTGGAGTTGCTTAAAAGGACAGCATGGCCGAAAATGAATCCAG GAGCTGAAATCGGAAAAGAGGTGGGGACAAAAGGTTTGGAAATGGTAAAAAAGTGTGAAGGTTTTCCAGGGGCAGTTATAGAACTTGCAAAATTAGTAGCTGGTAAGGATGTGAGTGAGTGGGAGATTGTGCTGAAAAATGCGAGATCAGATCTATCACAAGTTATGACTCCAAGTTATGATGAGTTGTCAGATCATTTGAAACTTTGTTTTCTCTATTTGGGCCATTTTAGGGAAGATCCAGAGGTAGAACCAGAGAAGTTATGTCATTTGTGGACAATTGAAAGCTTGATATCGTCACAAGAATGTGGAAGAACAATGACACTCTTGGACTTGACAGAGGAGAATTTGAAGGTTCTAGCGCAGAAGGGAATGATAGACGTGGAAAAGAGAATAGAGCTCAAGTCTTGCCGCGTAGTTGGATTAATGGGAGATATGTGCCTCTCAAAAGCAGAAGAGAGAGACCTTTTGAAAGTCATGGATTTACGAACTGAAGATAATCCGCCTTCATTTTACTTTAGCAGAACACGGAGTCTTGTCATTTATCTAGGGAAGTATAAATCTCAAGTCAATCCACAATACAGAAACCTTCGGAGTCTTCGAATTATTGAGACAAATGAGCATCAACGATTAGAGGAGCTTGTATGGCCGCCTGTATTATCAGATGTTAAGCAACTCCGCGCGCTCAGAATTCTTGATTTCGACAGGATAGACTTTCGAGAGAGAGGGAGGGAACTACCCGAAGGTATTTTTGCTCTACCTTTGTTAAGATATTTAAGTTTCAAAGGATGTTTCCTAGAGGTGTTGCCATCATCTATAAGCAGCTTGTCACATCTGCAAGTCCTTGATTTGAGAATTCATGATTTATGCAAGATTATCATCCCGAATGTGTTGCGGAAGATGAGAAGATTGCAACATCTCTATCTTCCGAAAACATTTCAAATGATAATTAAGGGAGAAAAACTTCGATTGGATGGATTGACAGAGCTTCAGACACTAAAGAACTTCACCTCCAAAGTATGTGAAATCGCAGATCTTTTCAAATTGACCAAACTCCGGTACCTAGATGTGAAAGTTGAAGGGAATCTTGACGACCTTAAGTCAATAACCGGTCCCATGGAAACTGCTCCAGAAAGATGGTCTCATTCCTCCATCGAGATAAAAAAGTTCGACTGTTATACAGAAAAAAGGCATAAAGTTTTTAGGCAGCTAATGGAGTCGGGGATTCCACCTAAATTTTCCTTCGAGGGTCACCTTTACCAGCTGCCACCATACAATCTGATCTCCGAAAGATTCACAGAGATGGTCCTTATTAACACTCAACTTTGCGAAGATCCAATGGCAACTTTAGAGAAGCTTCCCAATCTAAGGCTTCTAGTACTCAAAGATGATGCTTTTCTAGTTAAAGAGATTATATGTTCTGCTGAAGGTTTCCCTCAACTCGAACTTTTAGAACTCTCTGGTTTGTTCGTCTTGGAGAAATGTAGGGCGGGAGATAAGGCGATGCCCAGGCTTTCTCATCTCAATATTGAAAACTGCGAGAAAGTAGAATTGCTCCCAGATGGTTCAGAATTTCATCCTATCTTCAAAGATTTCTTGAGCAGAAATAACCCTTGA